Part of the Kitasatospora sp. NBC_00374 genome is shown below.
ACCCGGTTGCCGAGTTCGGCCGGGACGCCCGGGCCCTCGTCCTGGACCTCGGCGACGATCGAGCTGCCGGACCGGCGGACCCGCAGGGTGATGGTACCGGCGCCGTGCATCAGGGAGTTCTCGATCAGGGTGGCCAGCACCTGGGCGACGGTGCCGGGGGTGCCGGTGACGTGCGCGCCGCGGATGCCCTCGATCACCAGGCGTCGGCCGCTGTCCCGCAGGGGCGGCCCCCACTCCTCCACCTGCTGCTTGACGACCTCGTCGAGCGGGAAGCTGACCGCCGTCGGGCTGCTGCGGTCGCGCTGGTTGGTGAGCAGGCGCTGCACCACGTCGGTGAGCCGTTCGACCTGCTGCAGGCCGATGGCCGCCTCCTCCCGTACGGTGGCGGGTTCCTCGGCGAGGGCGGTGATCTCCTCCAGGCGCATGGACAGCGCGGTGAGCGGGGTGCGCAGCTGGTGCGAGGCGTCGGCGGCGAGCCGGCGCTCGGCGGTGAGCATGCGGGCGATGCGTTCGGCGCTGGCGTCGAGCACCTCGGCAATCCGGTCGAGTTCGGGGACGCCGTAACGGCGGTCGCGGGGGCGCGGGTCGCCGGAGCCGAGCCGTTCGGCGGTCTCGGCGAGGTCGGTGAGCGGACGGGCCAGCCGTTTGGCCTGCCAGACGGCGAGCGCGACGGCGGCCTGGACCGCGAGCAGGGCGACCACGCCGAGCAGCAGCAGCATGTTGCCGATCTCGTGGTCGACCTCTTCACGGGACTGCATCACGGTGACGGTCTCGCCGCTGGCACCGACCTCGGCGGCACTGAGGGTGGGGCCCTTCACCGGGCGTCCGGCCGCGATGAGCGGCTGGCCGGGGATGTCGACGAGGACGAAGGAGCCCTCGGTGACCTGGGCGGCGAACTTCTCGCCGGTGACCGGCTCACCCGCCGCCAGTCTGCTCTCGACCAGCCCGAGCACCCGGACGGCCTCCGCGTCGACCCGGTCGTTGGCCGCGCTGACGATGCTCTGCTTCTCGATCAGTGCCAGCGGTACGCAGAACACCGCGACCACCACCAGGACGACGCCCAGCAGCGAATTGATCATCCTGCGCTTCACGCCGGGCGGCCTCTGTCAGTTCTTCTCGAAGCGGAAGCCCACGCCGCGGACGGTGGCGATGTAGCGCGGGTTGGCCGCGTCGTCGCCGAGCTTCTTGCGCAACCAGGAGATGTGCATGTCGAGGGTCTTGGTCGAGGTCCACCAGGTGGTGTCCCAGACCTGGCGCATGATCTCCTCACGGGTGACCACCCGGCCGGCGTCCCGGACCAGCACCCGGAGCAGCTCGAACTCCTTGGCGGAGAGGGTGAGCTCCTCCTCGCCGAGCCAGGCCCGGTGCGACTCGATGTCGATCTTCACGCCGTGCGCACCGGTGGTGAGCTGGTCCACGTTGCCGCGGCGCAGCAGGGCGCGGACCCGGGCGAGCAGTTCGGCGAGCCGGAACGGCTTGGTGACGTAGTCGTCGGCGCCG
Proteins encoded:
- a CDS encoding ATP-binding protein; its protein translation is MKRRMINSLLGVVLVVVAVFCVPLALIEKQSIVSAANDRVDAEAVRVLGLVESRLAAGEPVTGEKFAAQVTEGSFVLVDIPGQPLIAAGRPVKGPTLSAAEVGASGETVTVMQSREEVDHEIGNMLLLLGVVALLAVQAAVALAVWQAKRLARPLTDLAETAERLGSGDPRPRDRRYGVPELDRIAEVLDASAERIARMLTAERRLAADASHQLRTPLTALSMRLEEITALAEEPATVREEAAIGLQQVERLTDVVQRLLTNQRDRSSPTAVSFPLDEVVKQQVEEWGPPLRDSGRRLVIEGIRGAHVTGTPGTVAQVLATLIENSLMHGAGTITLRVRRSGSSIVAEVQDEGPGVPAELGNRVFERAVSGRNSTGIGLAVARDLAEADGGRLELLSLQPPVFALFVGRSRTTG
- a CDS encoding response regulator transcription factor, with the protein product MTCVLLAEDDPAISEPLARALRREGYEVLVREDGPAALGAGLTEEVDLIVLDLGLPEMDGLEVCRRLRADGKSFPVLVLTARADEVDTVVGLDAGADDYVTKPFRLAELLARVRALLRRGNVDQLTTGAHGVKIDIESHRAWLGEEELTLSAKEFELLRVLVRDAGRVVTREEIMRQVWDTTWWTSTKTLDMHISWLRKKLGDDAANPRYIATVRGVGFRFEKN